The following are encoded together in the Glycine max cultivar Williams 82 chromosome 8, Glycine_max_v4.0, whole genome shotgun sequence genome:
- the LOC100775551 gene encoding LOW QUALITY PROTEIN: early nodulin-75 (The sequence of the model RefSeq protein was modified relative to this genomic sequence to represent the inferred CDS: deleted 1 base in 1 codon), whose amino-acid sequence MTSVLHYSLLLLLLGVVILTTPVLANLKPRFFYEPPPIEKPPTYEPPPFYKPPYYPPPVHHPPPEYQPPHEKTPLSIYQPPHEKPPPEYQPPHEKPPPEYQPPHEKPPPEHQPPHEKPPEHQPPHEKPPPEYQPPHEKPPPEYQPPQEKPPHEKPPPEYQPPHEKPPPEHQPPHEKPPPVYPPPYEKPPPVYEPPYEKPPPVVYPPPHEKPPIYEPPPLEKPPVYNPPPYGRYPPSKKN is encoded by the exons ATGACTTCTGTACTACACTACTCACTCCTGCTGCTCCTGCTTGGAGTGGTGATTCTCACCACTCCAGTGCTAGCTAATTTGAAGCCACGCTTCTTCTATGAGCCTCCTCCAATTGAGAAACCCCCCACCTATGAACCTCCACCATTTTATAAGCCCCCATACTACCCACCACCAGTGCACCACCCTCCACCAGAGTACCAACCACCCCATGAAAAAACACCA CTGAGTATCTACCAACCACCTCATGAGAAGCCACCACCAGAATACCAACCACCTCATGAGAAACCACCACCAGAATACCAACCACCTCATGAGAAGCCACCACCAGAGCACCAACCACCTCATGAGAAGCCACCAGAGCACCAGCCACCTCATGAGAAGCCACCACCAGAGTATCAACCACCTCATGAGAAACCACCACCAGAATACCAACCTCCTCAAGAAAAGCCACCACATGAAAAACCACCGCCAGAATACCAACCTCCTCATGAAAAGCCACCACCAGAACACCAACCTCCCCATGAAAAGCCACCACCAGTGTACCCACCCCCTTATGAGAAACCACCACCAGTGTATGAACCCCCTTATGAGAAGCCACCCCCAGTAGTGTATCCACCTCCTCATGAGAAACCACCCATTTATGAGCCACCGCCATTGGAGAAGCCACCGGTCTACAATCCCCCACCTTATGGCCGCTATCCACCATCCAAGAAAAACTAA
- the LOC100805311 gene encoding uncharacterized protein, producing the protein MGISSRSSSNRKPSDSMRLIVTTFVGIVFGFFIGVSFPALTTKLNLPSSLLPAIDISYIQEKYAGGNAPSFVKNNNSISSKHRLINDTFKIWVPSNPRGAERLPPEIIEAETDFYLRRLWGQPSEDLTSKPKYLVTFTVGYNQRYNIDANVKKFSENFTIVLFHYDGHTTEWDEFEWSKRAIHVSVRKQTKWWYAKRFLHPDIVAPYDYIFIWDEDLGVEHFNAEEYLKLVKKHGLEISQPGLEPNKGLTWQMTKRRGDREVHKETEEKPGWCADPHLPPCAAFVEIMAPVFSRDAWRCVWHMIQNDLVHGWGLDFALRKCVEPAHEKIGVVDSQWIIHQSVPSLGNQGESQPGKAPWHGVRERCKREWTMFQSRLANAEDAYYRAVGGDMFNSTTP; encoded by the exons ATGGGGATCAGTTCTCGAAG TTCTTCCAACAGAAAACCAAGTGATAGTATGAGGCTTATTGTGACAACTTTTGTTGGAATAGTTTTTGGCTTCTTTATAGGAGTATCATTTCCAGCATTGACTACAAAG TTGAATCTCCCATCCAGCCTGCTTCCTGCCATTGATATTTCTTACATTCAAGAGAAATATGCTGGTGGCAATGCACCGTCTTTTGTGAAGAATAATAACAGCATCTCATCAAAGCATCGGTTAATAAACGATACATTCAAG ATATGGGTTCCATCAAATCCAAGAGGTGCAGAAAGATTACCTCCTGAGATTATTGAAGCTGAGACAGACTTTTATTTGCGTAGATTGTGGGGTCAGCCCAGTGAG GATTTAACATCAAAGCCAAAGTACCTTGTGACTTTCACTGTTGGTTATAATCAGAGATATAATATTGATGCAAATGTGAAAAAG TTCTCAGAGAACTTTACAATAGTTCTATTTCATTATGATGGCCACACAACTGAATGGGATGAGTTTGAGTGGTCAAAGCGGGCAATTCATGTGAGTGTTCGCAAACAGACCAAATG GTGGTATGCCAAGCGGTTTCTGCATCCTGACATTGTGGCACCATATgactatatttttatatgggATGAAGACCTGGGTGTTGAACATTTTAATGCAGAGGA ATACTTAAAACTGGTGAAGAAGCACGGGTTGGAGATTTCACAGCCTGGTTTGGAACCTAATAAAGGATTGACATGGCAAATGACAAAGAGAAGAGGTGATCGTGAAGTTCACAA AGAAACAGAGGAGAAACCAGGATGGTGCGCTGACCCCCATCTGCCTCCTTGTGCAGC ATTTGTTGAGATTATGGCTCCAGTGTTTTCACGAGATGCATGGCGTTGTGTCTGGCATATGATTCAG AATGATTTGGTCCATGGCTGGGGCCTTGATTTTGCTCTTAGAAAATGTGTTGAG CCTGCCCACGAGAAAATTGGAGTTGTTGATTCTCAGTGGATTATTCATCAAAGTGTTCCCTCACTAGGGAATCAG GGAGAATCACAACCTGGGAAAGCGCCATGGCATGGG GTGAGGGAGAGGTGTAAAAGGGAGTGGACAATGTTCCAGAGTCGGTTGGCAAATGCAGAAGACGCATATTACAGGGCCGTGGGAGGGGATATGTTTAATTCGACTACTCCTTAG
- the LOC100776631 gene encoding uncharacterized protein: protein MVKATRSFTIRKPNESMRHILLLFVGGFFGLIVGVSLPPLSIAKLNLPYGLLHLSCVQEKYIDSSTSSQDQFPSDATKIWVSTNPRGAERLPPGIVNAESDLFLRRLWGLPSEDLTFKPKYLVTFTVGYEQKKNIDAAVKKFSKDFTILLFHYDGRTTEWDEFEWSKQAIHVSVHKQTKWWYAKRFLHPDIVAPYDYIFMWDEDLGVENFNAEEYLKLVRKHGLEISQPALEPSKSTKAVCWNMTRRREHSEVHKEAVEPGKCKYPLLPPCAAFVEIMAPVFSRNAWRCVWHMIQNEFVHGWGLDFAFRKCVEPAHEKIGVVDTQWIVHQGIPSLGNQGETQTTGKPAWRAVKERCGMEWRMFQGRLTNAEKGYYKSKGIDFSNLLVHN from the exons ATGGTGAAAGCTACTCGCAG TTTTACTATTAGGAAACCGAATGAAAGTATGAGGCATATCCTGTTACTTTTTGTTGGAGGATTTTTCGGCTTAATTGTAGGAGTATCACTTCCACCACTGTCAATAGCAAAG TTGAATCTACCATACGGCCTGCTTCATCTCTCTTGTGTACaggaaaaatatatagataGCAGCACCTCATCCCAAGATCAGTTTCCAAGTGATGCAACAAAG ATATGGGTTTCAACAAATCCAAGAGGTGCAGAAAGATTACCTCCTGGGATTGTCAATGCAGAATCAGACTTATTTTTGCGCAGATTGTGGGGTCTTCCCAGTGAG GATTTAACCTTTAAGCCAAAGTACCTTGTGACTTTTACTGTTGGGTATGAGCAGAAAAAGAACATTGATGCAGCTGTGAAAAag TTTTCAAAGGACTTCACAATCCTTCTGTTTCATTATGATGGCCGAACAACAGAATGGGATGAATTTGAGTGGTCAAAACAGGCCATTCATGTCAGTGTTCACAAACAAACCAAATG gTGGTATGCCAAGAGGTTTCTACATCCAGACATTGTGGCACCATATGACTATATTTTCATGTGGGATGAAGACCTGGGGGTTGAGAATTTCAATGCAGAAGA ATACCTAAAACTGGTGAGGAAGCATGGCTTGGAGATATCACAGCCTGCCTTGGAACCTAGTAAAAGTACCAAAGCGGTGTGTTGGAATATGACAAGGAGAAGAGAGCATAGTGAAGTTCACAA AGAAGCAGTGGAACCAGGAAAGTGTAAGTACCCTCTTCTGCCTCCTTGTGCAGC GTTTGTTGAGATTATGGCTCCAGTGTTTTCACGAAATGCATGGCGCTGTGTGTGGCATATGATTCAG AATGAATTTGTCCATGGATGGGGTCTTGATTTTGCTTTTAGAAAATGTGTTGAG CCTGCCCATGAGAAGATTGGAGTTGTTGATACTCAGTGGATTGTGCACCAAGGTATTCCCTCACTAGGGAATCAG GGAGAAACACAAACAACTGGAAAACCTGCATGGCGAGCG GTGAAGGAGAGGTGTGGCATGGAGTGGAGGATGTTCCAGGGTAGGTTGACTAACGCGGAAAAGGGTTATTACAAGTCCAAGGGAATTGATTTTTCTAATTTGCTCGTTCATAATTAG